In Erigeron canadensis isolate Cc75 chromosome 1, C_canadensis_v1, whole genome shotgun sequence, a single window of DNA contains:
- the LOC122601688 gene encoding amidophosphoribosyltransferase, chloroplastic-like, producing MSSAAAATTVATHITTAHTTTTTTTTTTPIRLSKHTLFKPISKTQPNTTTLTHKTHPPRSFKNPLSQHFESHPDDQNQNFIISDDDKPREECGVVGIYGDPEASRLCYLALHALQHRGQEGAGIVTAYEGILKSVTGVGLVSEVFNQSKLDQLPGDNAIGHVRYSTAGQSMLKNVQPFVAGYRFGRVGVAHNGNLVNYQSLRAELEENGSIFGTSSDTEVVLHLIAISKQRPFFQRIVEACEKLKGAYSMVFITEDKLVAVRDPYGFRPLVMGKRKNGAIVFASETCALDLIEAEYEREVYPGEVLIVDKEGVQSLCLMPHPEPKSCIFEHIYFSLPNSVVFGKSVYESRRKFGEILATESPVDCDVVIAVPDSGVVAAIGYANKAGVPFQQGLIRSHYVGRTFIEPSQRIRDFGVKLKLSPVRAVLEGKRVVVVDDSIVRGTTSSKIVRLLKEAGAKEVHMRIASPPIIASCYYGVDTPSPKELISNRMSVEEIREFIGSDSLAFLEIDSLKKMLAADSPNFCYACFSGNYPVLPSGIVKKVGDFVDDGLNGSIDSIEGGWIQGSKDQNEKEDFDVNYEGLDSKVPV from the coding sequence atgtcctCCGCCGCCGCCGCTACCACCGTCGCCACCCATATAACCACCgcccacaccaccaccaccaccaccaccaccaccacccctaTCCGTCTTTCCAAACACACCCTTTTTAAACCCATATCCAAAACCCAACCAAACACCACCACCTTAACCCACAAAACCCATCCACCAAGATCCTTCAAAAACCCACTTTCTCAACATTTTGAATCACACCCAgatgatcaaaatcaaaactttatcaTCTCCGACGACGACAAGCCCCGTGAAGAGTGCGGCGTCGTGGGTATTTACGGTGACCCAGAAGCTTCACGTCTCTGTTACTTAGCCCTTCACGCGCTTCAACACCGTGGTCAAGAAGGTGCAGGTATTGTCACGGCGTATGAAGGTATTTTGAAATCTGTCACCGGCGTTGGTCTTGTGTCAGAAGTGTTTAACCAGTCAAAACTTGACCAACTTCCCGGTGACAACGCTATAGGTCATGTAAGGTACTCTACTGCTGGTCAATCTATGTTGAAAAATGTGCAACCGTTTGTAGCCGGTTACAGGTTTGGGAGGGTTGGGGTGGCTCATAATGGCAATTTAGTAAATTATCAAAGTTTAAGGGCTGAACTTGAAGAAAATGGTTCAATATTTGGTACTAGTAGTGATACTGAAGTTGTGTTACATTTAATTGCTATAAGTAAACAAAGGCCTTTTTTTCAAAGAATTGTGGAAGCATGTGAGAAATTAAAAGGGGCTTATTCTATGGTTTTTATAACTGAAGATAAATTAGTTGCTGTTAGAGATCCTTATGGTTTTAGGCCTTTAGTTATGGGTAAAAGAAAAAATGGTGCTATTGTTTTTGCTAGTGAAACTTGTGCTCTAGATTTAATTGAAGCTGAATATGAAAGAGAGGTTTATCCTGGTGAGGTTTTGATTGTTGATAAAGAGGGTGTTCAGTCTTTATGTTTGATGCCTCACCCCGAACCGAAATCTTGTATTTTCGAGCATATTTATTTTTCGTTACCAAATAGTGTTGTGTTTGGGAAGTCTGTGTATGAGAGTAGGAGGAAGTTTGGGGAGATTTTGGCTACGGAATCTCCTGTTGATTGTGATGTGGTTATAGCTGTGCCGGATTCTGGTGTTGTGGCGGCGATTGGGTATGCGAATAAAGCTGGGGTTCCGTTTCAACAGGGGTTGATTCGGTCTCATTATGTTGGGAGGACGTTTATTGAACCGTCTCAAAGGATTAGGGATTTTGGGGTTAAGTTGAAGTTGTCGCCTGTTCGGGCTGTTTTGGAAGGGAAAAGGGTTGTGGTGGTTGATGATTCGATTGTTAGAGGGACTACTTCATCTAAGATTGTTAGGTTGTTGAAAGAAGCGGGAGCTAAAGAGGTTCATATGAGAATTGCTAGTCCTCCGATCATTGCTTCTTGTTATTATGGTGTTGATACCCCGAGCCCAAAGGAGCTGATATCGAATAGGATGAGTGTTGAGGAGATTAGGGAATTCATTGGGTCAGATTCTCTTGCGTTTCTTGAAATTGATAGCTTGAAGAAGATGTTGGCTGCTGATTCCCctaacttttgttatgcttGTTTTTCTGGAAACTATCCGGTGCTGCCTAGTGGTATTGTGAAAAAGGTTGgtgattttgttgatgatggattgAATGGAAGTATCGATTCGATTGAAGGGGGTTGGATTCAAGGGTCAAAAGATCAAAATGAGAAAGAGGATTTTGATGTGAATTATGAAGGACTAGACAGTAAAGTTCCAGTTTAG